The following proteins are encoded in a genomic region of Periophthalmus magnuspinnatus isolate fPerMag1 chromosome 23, fPerMag1.2.pri, whole genome shotgun sequence:
- the acss3 gene encoding acyl-CoA synthetase short-chain family member 3, mitochondrial, translating into MHSSIKQFIRLQPCAHAHCRTAAGKLHMDLAQPRITRVCAAANTQRFVQQVSRKYTSDTAYDQAFSAARDSPQAFWREAGQNIHWFEPWTKTLHFEDPVFPQWFAGGKLNMCYNAVDRHVESGRGDQPAIIYDSPVTGTKQIISYRELQEQVSRLAGVLVKHGVQKGDLVVIYMPMVPQAMFTMLACARIGAPHSLIFGGFASRELAVRITHAKPKLMVTASFGIEPGRRVQYIPLVEKALDLSSHRPSKVLIFNRPNMERVSMNPELCLDWDEEMATAQPHDCVSVPSNHPLYVLYTSGTTGAPKGIVRDTAGYAVMLKWTMSNIYALQPGDVWWAASDLGWVVGHSYICYAPLLHGNTTILYEGKPVGTPDPGAFFRVLSEHGASSMFTAPTAIRAIRQQDPDAAVGRKYSLSRLQTLFVAGERCDVETLEWAKKSFGVPILDHWWQTETGSPITSTCAGLGHCLTTPPGQAGKPVPGYDVRVIDDDMEEVNPRTLGNIVVRLPLPPGAALSLWQNQDLFKELYFTKFPGYYDTMDAGFKDEEGFIYIMSRSDDVINVAGHRLSAGALEESILQHPAVGDCAVVALEDALKGHVPLALCVLKNGVLKNREEIVKEIVMHVRDTIGPVAAFRKVVFVQALPKTRSGKIPRSALAKLVSGKPYKITPTIEDPKVFKAIEKEVEKAPLGA; encoded by the exons ATGCACTCGAGCATAAAGCAGTTTATTCGACTACAGCCCTGCGCCCACGCGCACTGCAGGACAGCCGCAGGAAAACTGCACATGGATTTAGCACAACCGCGAATAACAAGAGTCTGCGCAGCTGCAAACACACAGCGCTTCGTCCAGCAGGTCTCCAGGAAATATACGTCCGACACGGCGTACGACCAGGCCTTCAGCGCGGCCCGGGACAGCCCACAGGCGTTCTGGAGGGAAGCAGGACAAAACATTCACTGGTTTGAGCCATGGACAAAGACTTTGCACTTTGAAGACCCCGTGTTTCCTCAGTG GTTTGCAGGTGGAAAGCTGAACATGTGCTATAATGCTGTGGACCGACATGTAGAGAGTGGACGTGGAGACCAGCCAGCCATCATCTATGACAGCCCTGTGACTGGAACCAAGCAAATCATCTCTTACAGAGAACTACAAGAACAG GTTTCCAGGCTTGCAGGAGTGCTAGTGAAGCATGGAGTACAGAAAGGAGATCTAGTGGTGATCTACATGCCCATGGTGCCCCAGGCGATGTTCACCATGCTGGCCTGTGCTCGGATCGGTGCCCCACACAGCCTCATCTTTGGTGGTTTTGCTTCCAGAGAGCTAGCTGTCCGAATTACTCATGCCAAG CCCAAGCTGATGGTAACAGCCTCTTTTGGCATCGAGCCCGGTAGAAGAGTGCAGTACATTCCTCTGGTGGAGAAGGCCTTAGACCTGAGCTCCCACAGGCCCTCCAAAGTCCTCATCTTTAACAGACCAAATATG GAAAGAGTCTCTATGAACCCGGAGTTGTGTCTAGACTGGGATGAAGAAATGGCCACAGCCCAGCCGCATGACTGTGTATCTGTTCCCTCCAACCACCCCCTGTATGTGCTGTACACCTCTGGGACTACAGGGGCGCCAAAG GGGATTGTGCGAGACACTGCGGGCTATGCTGTGATGCTGAAATGGACCATGTCAAATATTTATGCACTTCAACCTGGTGAT GTTTGGTGGGCAGCGTCTGACCTGGGATGGGTGGTTGGACATTCATATATTTGCTATGCACCTTTACTCCATGGAAACACCACAATTCTTTATGAG GGTAAACCAGTGGGGACTCCAGACCCAGGAGCGTTCTTTCGTGTCCTGTCTGAACATGGGGCCTCCTCCATGTTCACAGCACCTACTGCCATTCGAGCCATCCGCCAACAGGACCCTGATGCCGCCGTGGGAAGGAAGTACTCTCTTTCAAG GTTACAGACACTGTTTGTGGCAGGGGAACGTTGTGATGTTGAAACTCTGGAATGGGCCAAGAAAAGTTTTGGTGTCCCAATCTTGGACCACTGGTGGCAGACAG AAACTGGCTCTCCCATCACATCTACATGTGCAGGACTGGGTCACTGTCTCACCACCCCTCCAGGACAAGCAGGAAAACCTGTACCAGGATATGATG TCCGAGTCATAGATGATGATATGGAAGAGGTAAATCCAAGAACCCTGGGAAATATTGTTGTTAG GCTCCCTTTACCTCCAGGAGCTGCATTGTCTCTATGGCAGAACCAAGACCTGTTCAAAGAGCTGTACTTCACCAAGTTCCCT GGTTACTATGACACTATGGATGCTGGTTTTAAAGATGAGGAGGGATTCATTTACATCATGTCTCGGTCTGATGATGTCATCAATGTGGCAGGGCACAGGCTTTCTGCTGGAGCACTGGAGGAG TCAATCCTGCAGCATCCAGCTGTAGGGGACTGTGCTGTAGTGGCCCTGGAGGATGCTCTGAAAGGTCATGTGCCATTGGCTCTGTGTGTACTCAAGAATG GAGTGCTCAAAAATAGAGAAGAGATTGTTAAAGAGATAGTGATGCATGTCAGAGACACAATTGGGCCAGTTGCTGCTTTTAGAAAGGTCGTTTTTGTTCAAGCTCTGCCCAAAACCCGCTCAGGCAAGATTCCACGCTCCGCTTTGGCAAAACTGGTCAGCGGGAAACCCTACAAG atcACTCCAACCATAGAAGATCCCAAAGTCTTTAAAGCAATTGAAAAAGAGGTAGAAAAAGCACCATTAGGGGCCTAG